DNA from Fusarium musae strain F31 chromosome 7, whole genome shotgun sequence:
ATTGAGATGAAACGATCCGACAGGCGGACATGAAGCTCCGGTAAGACAAGAGATTCTATGGATCCCTGCCCCAATATGCTAGATGGCATTCTCGTGGCTCAGAAGCTCCGTGTCGTCGTGTGCTGGGAGGTTTTGGTGCGACGAGTCGGGTAATGCTTACGTCGCTGAGACGTCAGATTCAGCAAAAGAAATGTTCAGTGTTGGTAACACGACGTGAGacaaaagatataaatattgaGATGAATGAGTACAAAATTTCACGATGTCGGTCAATTCTTGATGTCTTTGTCAATTGATCTCTATTTTACACAACTTCAACAGCTTTCTCAACATGTCTGCTTCAATACTCAAGCGAGCGACTTGCTCAATCGCTAGCAAGACATACTCTCATGGACGGATAGCTGCTCTTCGGAAAACACCTTTCGCCTCTAAGCCAATTTGTCAACGATCAATGCACACCACAGAAAATGACAGTGCAAAACCAATGAATCCAGACCCCAGAGAGAATCCTGCTCATGAACTCACTTTAGCACGAGGGACAAATGTCGGTCGCAAGCGTTTCTCAGATTTTGAGCTCGCTGGAAAGGTCTTTATCGTCACAGGCGGTGCTCAAGGTCTTGGATTGACCTTAGCTGAGAGTCTTGTCGAAGCTGGCGGAAAAGGTACGTCAACCACTCGATTGACCTGAACAACAACTAACTCAAGTACCGTGTATTGCCTGGATCGTGCTGATCAGCCTGACCAAGGATGGCATGAAGCTCAAGCACGCGTCGTCCCAGAATGGGGCGGATCTCTACACTACTGCAAACAAGACGTATCAGACGCCGAAGGTCTCGATAGACTCATCACCGCCATCGCAGATGAGAATCAAGGTCTCGACGGCGCGATAGCCGCTGCAGGCGTCCAGCATATTTCACCCACCGTGGAATATAATGCAGATGAAGTAGAACAAATGCTCTCCATCAACTACACGGGCGTTTTCATGACGGCCAAATCAGCCGCCAAGCAAATGATGAAGTACAAGAAACGCGGAAGCATCTGTCTCATCGCCAGTATTTCCGGCCTCAAAGCGAACCGCGGTCTTGTTTCGCCCGTTTATAACTCCAGCAAAGCAGCTGTTATCCAACTTGCGCGCAATCTTGCTATGGAATGGAGTCCTATTCAGAAAGACGGCACTGGAGGGATTCGCGTCAATTGTATTAGCCCTGGACATATCATGACGCCCATGGTGCAGAGCAACTTTGAGGAGGTGCCTGGCATGCGGGAGGAGTGGGAGAGGGAGATCATCATGGGGAGATTGGCGGAGACGCAGGAGTTTAAGGGTGCGgcgttgttcttgttgagcaATGCTAGTAGTTACATGACGGGGAATAACCTTGTGATTGATGGAGGACATACGTCGTGGTAATAATGGATGGGTTGGTATTGGTAAGGAGATTCGATGACTAGAGAGGAGAATCGATGATAGATTAATagcaagccaagccattTGTTTTACAATGCGACTTTTATCCCTTCATGTCGTCGCATCCACTCCAAGATGGTAGATGAAGCCACAAACATAGAATGACACAAATACATCCAATTGTCAGATCCTATGTATTTCTAGAAAGAATAGAGTTCTGGTAAAGCCCTGAAAAATTTCGCTGCAGCTATTGTCCGACCATCTGGACCAAACACACTCCTTAGACCATGGGTTCCTACTGTCCCATCCATAACGAACGCCCTTATAACATGTTTGAAACTTCCATATGCCAAATACAAGCCACAGAATGACCCGAAAAAGCACCAGATGACACAAAGTTCCGCGGTCTCCCTGTCTTTCAATTTCATATCCATAACTTGCCGGTCGCGACGGCTCTTCACCGTCATCAGAAATCAGGACCCTCTGGACTATAGAAGAACCCAAAACCCCGAGCCATAGCTACTCAAATCACCCCCATACAGCACTGAACTGCCTTCACAGTGCTCTAGTATGGTTTCGATCGGATCGAGCTACCTCCAGACTTGGATCTGGGACGACAAAGCTTGTTTTTCAGGGGCGCCGTCTCGCTCTCCTCAACCAAAACATCAAGACCGGCCTTTATGCACTCCAAGCGTTCATCCCGCCCCCAATCGATGATATTCCGGACGAACCTCCGAAACTCGAGGAACTCTTCAGGTCGCTGGAGAATAAAGGTCTTAATCTTTTGCATATATATGAAGTCCCCATCCTTCCAAGAGGCATGCAAGCGAGCTTCAGTTCCATTCATGGCAACACTAAAGCTCATGCTCTCAAGCGGTTTTCTGGGTCCGAAATTCGTACACTTCTTAAGCCGCTCTTTCAATCTCTCGTTGATGTGGATGCAGGCCGTGGACGCTCCCAGGCATTGGTTCGTCGCCACCTAGAGACTACCTTTGCTGGATGGTCCATCGCCTTTGATTTCGACTGTAAAGAAGGGAAATGTAAGGCCCTCGCTGTTCACAAACGCAAAGTTACCACATGTTGCGATCTGCATTTGCTGGTCGTGCTCGAAGGCAGAGAAGCGATACCCGTATAGGAGATCGGGAACAGGAACACTGATTCTCGCGTAGGGATTGGTGATGGGGATAACTGCCCTGCCTACAAAGACACGATCGCTGCGCTGGATTTTGTCTGTGCTGGAACTCGGGGGGATGATGCTGTTTCGAACGAATTCTTCAACCTTTGGTTCACTGGTACCGGCTTCCATGGCGTAGAGATCATCGTTATCCTGGGGGATAGGCTCAGGGGATGATCGACCTTGCTTGAGGGATTCGACAAGGGCAGAGATACGAGGCGGGAGTTCATTTCGAGAGTCGAGTaagaggatgttgttgagggcaAGGTTGCAATCCCGGTAGAGGGCACTCTCTACGAGAGGCCCGTGGGATCGATTAGGTGTGCCAGTGCCAGATGGGTAAATGGTCGGTGTCGGGTCAATAGATGGACTACCTTCTTGAGGAGTGAACCCGGGAGTCGAGCGCTTAAGGGATGATTTAGGAGAAAACGCCAGGTCAAAGGAGACGGCTTTCCCGGTGACGTTCTTTCTACCTACCATAATTGCTGGAGCAGAATGAGATCTTTCTGGTATGGGTTCCAAGTCTCTGTCTAGAATGGAGCAATCTGAGTGTGATATCTTGCATAGATCTTGAGGATAAATATCTTCGAGCCAGTTACCGATTTTTCTCAAGCATGAAGGACTAGGTAGCGTCTCCTTTATATACTCCAGTAGAGCAGCGGATGGACGACTACTCCGAATAGGAGCTGGTTGAAACATGACCTATTAAGACACAGTCAGCGTATGTTGAAGCGATAGCTATCATGGTGttttgtcgatgatgaggtcTTGTACGACTTGACGGGATTCTCACATGGTCGTTGAAGTTCTGATGTGCAATTTCATAGCATGCTTTCTTCAACTGCAGGGCCTCTGATGGGGATATCGAGGGAGATCTGCTGGCGGCGCGCTTCCTGGGGTTGTCTGGCGTGGCCTGAATAGGCGCTGATTCTAGCGAGCCGTCCATAGTGAGAGCTGAAATTGAGGGAAATGCGGGGGTATAGAGATTAGAGGCAGAGGGCCCTTATTATATGGTTCTGAGAGTGCTACCGTGAGTGAAGAGGAATGTTCGGGTCAAGTTTGGTCAGTCTGATGAGAGTGGCTCTTTGGGCCGTGACAGGACAGGCTATGCTCGGAGGAAACGATGAAGCAACGTTAAGATATGCATTTTGGCCACTATAAGAAGGATCTGTAGCATTAGCAGTGATTCAGAGAGAAACTGGTAGTGTACTTGTATCAGAATGGGGGTTGATGCTTTCAGACTACGAAGTTGTCGGTGATAAAGTATAGAGCCACTACACGTTATACAAAACTAATTTCATAGAGTGCTACCTAACGCCTCTGAATCAACGTCCTAAAAACCACACGATAAAACCGTTGATGTAAAAGCCACATGAGATTCTCAACACTCCGTGAAACATGTGAAGAGCAACACCAGGCACCGTCCtaccagcatcagcatcaaagtGCAGATTTGTTTCAGCCCTGTAAACAACGTCAATCCCTGCGGTAGATCCCCCAGATAAAAGGTCCGAATGGTGTTGGATACGAGTGAATTTCGAGCGTTGAGAATAAACACGCGTTGCATGAGCCTCGGCCGGCCCGTACCGCACTTTGACGCCCGCAACGTGAATTGTTTTAGCGACGTTTTGCTGGCTCCACTAATTCGAAGTCATGATGCCTCAATTTCAATTTTGTTGTTTTTGTCATGATCGAGTTATGAAGATGCTCGGCTGGGAACATGATGGGACTATACGCTGTTCCAATATCACTCGCGGAGACCTCATCGCCTATCTCTTCCAGTCTACCATACACCCTTTAAGATGATACTAACAATATATGAAAGACTACTCTTCTCTCACAATATCCGCCAACTATTCTCGGCCGACATGTCCGGCTTTCGGATCATCAGGTCCATTACAACTGTAATCTCCACCTACAGCCCTAAAAATTCGCAAATCGTCCCCCCAGTCTCCGCTGTCAGATCCAATCTAACTCCACTGTCGTCATTGTCAGCGACTCCGGCGCTTCCGTCACATTTTCCCCTTCATGCAGTCTCTTTTTTTCCACCCTTCCCTCCCTTCCCTTCCATTCACTTCCCCTCAAAAACAAACCACCCACAAACCAGAAATCAATCCCCGGAGTTATCATATCATACCCTCCTCCGATCTCGCTTGTCCCCCATGGCCTCCTCTACTCTCGAAGCTACCGGCGCTCCAGCCACGCGCATCACCTCTACTGCCTCCACCATTGCGGACTATGCTTATCCCTATGGCCATCTGGGACACTTGACGCAGAAGCAGGAGGAGGCTTTTGTCCAGTTTAAGAAGGTCCTTGAGGAGAGGGGTCTTTTGAAAGTTGGACCTCCGCCTTCTCATGATGATCCTTTGATCTTGTAGGTATTTGGCTGGTGCGATTGATAAGCAGGGTTCTAACGGCTTTTCTTCACAGGCGATACTTGCGCGCGCGAAGATGGAATGTCGAGGATGCGTATACTCAATTCAAAGAGACAGAAGATTGGCGCAAGGCAAACGATTTGGACGTCTTATACGACACCATTGATCTAAGCGCCTACGATTTCAGCCGTCGCCTCGTATGTCTCCCGGAATTCTCGGGAATGTTAAGCGCTGACTCTGTATCTGCAGTACCCCCAATGGACCGGCCGACGCGACCGTCGCGGAATCCCCCTCTACGTTTTTGAAGTCAAGACCCTCGACTCCAAGACCGTCCACGAGTATGAAAAGGTCGGCGCATCGAGTACCTTTTCCAAAGCCAAGTCCGACGGCAAGACGCCAAACGGTCTGTTGCGCTTATTCGCCTTGTATGAGAACTTGACGCGCTTCAACATGCCGTTCTGCACACAACTCCTCGACCGCGAGCATCCCGAGGTTCCTATCACATTGAGCACAAACATTGTTGATATTTCGGGCGTCGGGCTGAAGCAGTTCTGGAATCTTAAGCAGCATATGCAGGCTGCTTCACAACTGGCCACGGCGCATTACCCCGAGACGCTGGATCGCATATTCGTGATTGGCGCGCCGGCGTTTTTCAGCACTGTTTGGGGTTGGATCAAGCGCTGGTTCGATCCTATCACTGTGTCCAAGATTTTCATCCTCGGTCATCACGAGGTGAAGAGTGTTCTGGAGCAGTACATTGAACCCCGAAACATTCCTAAGAAATATGGCGGCGAACTTGATTACAAGTTTGGAGAACTCGGTAACCCTGATCCTAACTGGGAGGGTGTCGttgagtttgagaatggaCACAAGACGTTCCCCAGCGGACCGTTATTGTGGGAGGAGGACTCGAACGGAAGACTAGTCTGTATGGCTAAGGGCTCCAAGGACGGCCAACCTCGAAACGAGAGAATCTGCACAATTCCCAAGACCTTTGGCCTCGCGCCCGTGGTGGAAATCTCCAGCGGCGAAACAGTTGTTGAAACACCAGCGGAAACCACCGACGCAGCTGCCCTCAACGGAAACGGCCACCCCGTATCTCCCCAAGGAACACATGACGATGGTGTTCAGACCGACGATGCGCTCTTGAGCGGCGACGTGAACGAGAAGTTGAAACTGCAAGACGACAAGCCTGTCGCGGCACAGACGACTACTGTGTGATGGAAGCATTATATCCTAGAGATGGCGAAGACTGGCATACCCTGGAAGCAAGTTTTGGATAAGATGGTTTGAAGTAAGAGATGGACTGGCTGTATCTGTTGAAGTACACGGAGCATATCCCTTTCTGTTTGGCGTATCATGTTTAGAACCTCCCGTTGAAGCGGTGATATGGTTGTGAATATATAATCGTGATTCCCTGTTAATATTGAACAATTGACATTTTTATTCTATTTCCTGAATACTGGTCCTCTATGTCCTGTGCTTCTATTAAAGTCCAACTTGCCGTTTAGAGCTTTGACGTCACTCCATCTCTGGAACCTCTGGTCTCGTAATATATCCCCTTCTATTCCTCCACTGCGCAACCCCCCTCTCAAGCTCCCCCCACGAAACCCCATCTCTAACAAGACACATCGTCACCCCCAAACTCTCCGTATCTCTATTCCtcggctcatcatcaaagaacAGCATATCCTCATACTTGATCCCCGTCCTCTTCTGCAGACTCTCAAAATGCTTAATCTTACACCCCGGATAAATCTCCAGCAACCCCTCAAACACATCCAGCGCTTTCTTTGGCTTTCCACCCTCTGAGCCGGTGATATGCAACATCTTTAACAAATCGCGCGCAAGGCTCGGTGCAGAAGTCCGCGATGCCACGCCGATTTTTATACCGGCGCGTGGTAAGGCGTGCAGAATGGCGGGGACGTCGCTGAAGAAACCATAGTCTTCGCCGTATCGGTCTGTGGCGGCTGTGTGTGAGGAGTTTGGCTTTAGGGGTGGTGTTACGTGGGTGTCTACCCAGAATGGCCAGAGGGTGTAGTCGAgatcgaagacgatgagCTTGGGGAGTGGGAGGGAGGGGTCGGCGAGAGAGGAGGGGAGGGCGgtggatgatgttgatgttgtggAGATTGTGGAGAGGGTTGAGGTGCTCGGCGGGAACGGGTTCTTGGAGAGTTTCTTTGGCATTTTGAGATTATTGATGTAGAGAGGGAGTTGAATGTGGTGATGGAAggttttggtgttgagaagttGGGACTTTTTTTGTTATCGCCCCGCGGTGGGGAGATGTGACGTCGCTGACGTGCGTGCTCTGACCAGGCAGCTAACGTTGCTATGATCGACGTATTAGATTTTCGTCCACTCTTTGAAGGGTTACCGGTTCAACGGTCAACGTTTTATCTGTCTATAAAGTAGGCACTTTATCTTTTGAACCTAATCTCGCGCGGAGTGTAATACGGAAGGACTATCGCTAGACTCTTACCAAGATGCCATGCGACTCTGGTCTTTATTAGTCCCGGTAATTTATCTTAGTTTTCTGTTATTTCCTTCATTGGTCTGTAGCAAAGATGTATGGCAATCgggtctttttcttcttcagtgcGCATAACA
Protein-coding regions in this window:
- a CDS encoding hypothetical protein (EggNog:ENOG41), coding for MSASILKRATCSIASKTYSHGRIAALRKTPFASKPICQRSMHTTENDSAKPMNPDPRENPAHELTLARGTNVGRKRFSDFELAGKVFIVTGGAQGLGLTLAESLVEAGGKGWHEAQARVVPEWGGSLHYCKQDVSDAEGLDRLITAIADENQGLDGAIAAAGVQHISPTVEYNADEVEQMLSINYTGVFMTAKSAAKQMMKYKKRGSICLIASISGLKANRGLVSPVYNSSKAAVIQLARNLAMEWSPIQKDGTGGIRVNCISPGHIMTPMVQSNFEEVPGMREEWEREIIMGRLAETQEFKGAALFLLSNASSYMTGNNLVIDGGHTSW
- a CDS encoding hypothetical protein (EggNog:ENOG41) gives rise to the protein MVGRKNVTGKAVSFDLAFSPKSSLKRSTPGFTPQEGSPSIDPTPTIYPSGTGTPNRSHGPLVESALYRDCNLALNNILLLDSRNELPPRISALVESLKQGRSSPEPIPQDNDDLYAMEAGTSEPKVEEFVRNSIIPPSSSTDKIQRSDRVFVGRAVIPITNPYARISVPVPDLLYGYRFSAFEHDQQMQIATCGNFAFVNSEGLTFPFFTVEIKGDGPSSKGSL
- a CDS encoding hypothetical protein (EggNog:ENOG41), which gives rise to MASSTLEATGAPATRITSTASTIADYAYPYGHLGHLTQKQEEAFVQFKKVLEERGLLKVGPPPSHDDPLILRYLRARRWNVEDAYTQFKETEDWRKANDLDVLYDTIDLSAYDFSRRLYPQWTGRRDRRGIPLYVFEVKTLDSKTVHEYEKVGASSTFSKAKSDGKTPNGLLRLFALYENLTRFNMPFCTQLLDREHPEVPITLSTNIVDISGVGLKQFWNLKQHMQAASQLATAHYPETLDRIFVIGAPAFFSTVWGWIKRWFDPITVSKIFILGHHEVKSVLEQYIEPRNIPKKYGGELDYKFGELGNPDPNWEGVVEFENGHKTFPSGPLLWEEDSNGRLVCMAKGSKDGQPRNERICTIPKTFGLAPVVEISSGETVVETPAETTDAAALNGNGHPVSPQGTHDDGVQTDDALLSGDVNEKLKLQDDKPVAAQTTTV